The proteins below come from a single Faecalibaculum rodentium genomic window:
- a CDS encoding patatin-like phospholipase family protein: MKAAENAPDLAQIAPDPWLTGRPKKTCVIDVGGGLRDIYGAGVFDTLMDQGITFDFGIGISAGAANLSSFLAGQKGRNLVYYRDYSQRPEYMSVQNVFRKKGFLDLDYIYTTLSNTDGEYPLDFPAIDANPMDFVTVTTNAVTGRPAYWRKNRYRQDDYELIKCSCALPFACHPHKVMGMEYFDGGIADPIPLEKALELGAEKIVLILTRPRDMRRTDKKDRMYAKALRQKYPKVAAALEQRARAYNQALEKALELEEQGKVLILAPVSDQGLKTLTRDPDRLQAMYDNGLQDGFLVREFLEN, translated from the coding sequence GTGAAAGCCGCTGAGAACGCTCCAGACCTGGCGCAGATCGCACCGGATCCCTGGCTCACAGGGCGCCCCAAAAAGACCTGCGTCATTGATGTGGGCGGCGGCCTGCGGGACATCTACGGTGCAGGGGTCTTCGACACCCTCATGGACCAGGGCATCACCTTCGATTTCGGGATCGGCATTTCCGCCGGCGCAGCGAATCTCTCGAGTTTTCTCGCCGGGCAGAAAGGACGCAACCTGGTCTACTACCGGGACTACTCACAGCGCCCGGAGTACATGAGTGTGCAGAATGTCTTCCGGAAAAAGGGGTTCCTGGACCTGGACTACATTTACACCACGCTCTCCAATACAGATGGCGAGTATCCCCTGGACTTTCCGGCAATCGATGCCAACCCCATGGATTTTGTCACGGTGACCACCAATGCCGTTACGGGACGGCCGGCCTACTGGCGAAAGAACCGCTACCGACAGGACGACTATGAGCTCATCAAATGCTCCTGTGCCCTGCCCTTTGCGTGTCATCCCCACAAAGTCATGGGGATGGAGTATTTCGATGGCGGCATCGCCGACCCCATTCCGCTGGAGAAGGCACTCGAATTGGGAGCGGAGAAAATCGTCCTCATCCTCACCAGGCCACGAGACATGCGCCGGACTGACAAGAAAGACCGCATGTACGCAAAGGCCCTGCGCCAGAAATATCCGAAGGTTGCCGCTGCCCTGGAACAGCGGGCCCGGGCCTACAACCAGGCACTGGAGAAAGCGCTGGAACTGGAAGAGCAGGGCAAAGTCCTGATCCTGGCACCGGTCAGTGACCAGGGTCTGAAGACACTCACACGGGATCCCGACCGGCTGCAGGCCATGTATGACAATGGCCTGCAGGATGGCTTTCTCGTCCGGGAATTCCTGGAAAACTGA
- the uraA gene encoding uracil permease — protein sequence MAKKIYQVDEKVPSSMLLPLSIQHLFAMFGATVLVPFLFGINPAIVLLMNGIGTLLFIFITKGQAPAYLGSSFAFLAPGNAIIASFGYEYALGGFIAVGFCGCLLSFIIKKFGTDWISVVLPPAAMAPVVALIGLELAGSAASTAGLLGDSVSMVDVTVFLVTLAVAVIGSVCFRKFLAVIPILIAVIAGYVTALCFGAVDFSAFQNVGFFQMPNFTMPKFDINAVLMMLPVLLVIASEHIGHQIVTSQIVGRDLIKKPGLDKTLFADNFSTMISGFLGSVPTTTYGENIGVMALTGVYSVQVIAGAAIISIICAFIGPLSALIQTIPNAVIGGISFLLYGMIGVSGLRILIDEKVDFGNSMNMVLTSVVFVTGLSGITLTIGSVSLSGMILAALVAMGLSLLFFVFDKLGWINKEDAPEPENEFTVLADNIAAENARRDRESR from the coding sequence ATGGCGAAAAAAATCTATCAGGTGGACGAAAAAGTCCCCTCCAGCATGCTGCTGCCTCTGAGCATCCAGCACCTGTTCGCAATGTTCGGCGCCACTGTCCTGGTGCCGTTCCTCTTTGGCATCAACCCGGCCATCGTGCTGCTCATGAACGGCATCGGCACGCTGCTGTTCATCTTCATCACCAAAGGCCAGGCACCTGCCTACCTGGGAAGCAGCTTTGCCTTCCTGGCACCCGGCAATGCCATCATTGCCTCCTTCGGCTATGAATACGCCCTTGGCGGCTTCATTGCCGTGGGCTTCTGCGGATGCCTGCTCTCCTTCATCATCAAGAAATTCGGCACAGACTGGATCTCCGTGGTGCTGCCTCCCGCTGCCATGGCACCGGTTGTCGCACTGATCGGACTGGAACTCGCAGGATCCGCCGCCAGCACCGCCGGCCTGCTGGGTGATTCCGTCAGCATGGTGGACGTCACGGTGTTCCTGGTCACACTGGCAGTGGCTGTCATCGGCTCTGTGTGCTTCCGGAAGTTCCTGGCGGTGATTCCCATCCTGATCGCTGTCATTGCCGGCTATGTGACAGCCCTGTGCTTCGGTGCGGTGGATTTCTCCGCATTCCAGAACGTCGGATTCTTCCAGATGCCCAACTTCACGATGCCGAAATTCGACATCAATGCCGTGCTCATGATGCTGCCCGTGCTGCTGGTCATCGCCTCCGAGCACATCGGTCACCAGATCGTCACCAGCCAGATCGTCGGCCGTGATCTGATCAAAAAGCCGGGCCTGGACAAGACGCTGTTCGCAGACAACTTCTCCACCATGATCTCCGGCTTCCTGGGATCCGTTCCCACCACGACCTATGGCGAGAACATCGGCGTCATGGCCCTGACGGGTGTCTACTCTGTGCAGGTCATTGCCGGTGCAGCCATCATTTCCATCATCTGTGCCTTTATTGGCCCGCTGTCGGCGCTGATCCAGACCATTCCCAATGCCGTGATCGGCGGAATCTCCTTCCTGCTCTACGGCATGATCGGTGTGTCGGGTCTGCGGATCCTGATCGACGAGAAGGTGGACTTCGGCAACTCCATGAACATGGTGCTGACATCCGTGGTCTTTGTCACCGGTCTGTCCGGCATCACCCTCACCATTGGCTCTGTATCCCTGTCGGGCATGATCCTGGCTGCGCTGGTGGCCATGGGCCTCTCCCTGCTGTTCTTTGTCTTTGACAAACTCGGCTGGATCAACAAGGAAGATGCACCGGAGCCGGAGAATGAATTCACGGTTCTGGCGGACAACATCGCGGCGGAAAACGCCCGACGGGACCGTGAAAGCCGCTGA
- a CDS encoding RrF2 family transcriptional regulator encodes MKISTKGRYALRMLLDLAQSQQDGYVALKEVAARQNISKKYLEQIVIALNPTGILTSNRGFQGGYRLARAPREVTVFEVLEATEDSMAPVVCLRSQVNTCPRQEQCATLSLWTGLYNVVREYLEGITLQQLLDENAAMAGNDYVI; translated from the coding sequence ATGAAGATTTCCACCAAAGGCCGGTATGCCCTGCGCATGCTGCTTGATCTCGCCCAGAGTCAGCAGGATGGCTATGTGGCGCTGAAGGAAGTGGCTGCCCGGCAGAACATTTCCAAGAAATACCTGGAGCAGATCGTCATTGCCCTGAATCCCACGGGAATCCTGACGAGCAACCGGGGGTTCCAGGGCGGATACCGTCTGGCGCGGGCTCCGCGGGAGGTCACGGTGTTCGAGGTCCTGGAAGCCACGGAGGACTCCATGGCGCCGGTTGTGTGCCTGCGCTCGCAGGTCAACACCTGTCCCCGGCAGGAGCAGTGTGCCACCCTGTCCCTGTGGACGGGTCTGTACAACGTGGTCAGGGAGTATCTGGAGGGCATCACCCTGCAGCAGCTGCTGGATGAAAACGCCGCCATGGCCGGCAACGACTATGTGATCTGA
- the sstT gene encoding serine/threonine transporter SstT: protein MKRILNWLKAAAAKYNSTSLILRIFIGLVIGVILAIVLPGWTWLGEPGNLFVGALKAVAPVLVFVLVSSALAQNGQGLDKRFGTVIGLYMLTTFLAAVLAVCMSFLFPQTIVLADAAASDTIPQGLGDVIHTLLMNIVANPVDAIAQANYIGILMWAVLFGFAMKAVASDLARQFMADVADAVSVIVRWVINLAPFGIMGLIFTTVSTSGLSIFTDYGKLLLLLVATMLIMALVVSPLVIFLCLRVNPCPLVFRCLRESGIPAFFTRSSAANIPVNMELCEKMGLDRNFYSVSIPLGSTINMDGAAITITIMTLAAAHTLGIEVSIPAAIILSVLSALAACGASGVAGGSLLLIPMACSLFGIGQDVAMQVVAVGFIIGVVQDSVETALNSAGDAAFTTTAEFMQWKREGRPLPEFLDRHSRSKR, encoded by the coding sequence ATGAAACGCATTTTGAACTGGTTGAAGGCGGCAGCTGCAAAATACAACAGCACGAGCCTGATTCTCCGGATCTTCATCGGCCTTGTCATCGGTGTGATCCTCGCCATTGTGCTCCCGGGCTGGACCTGGCTGGGAGAACCTGGGAACCTCTTTGTCGGCGCGCTGAAAGCCGTGGCCCCGGTCCTGGTCTTTGTGCTGGTCTCCAGCGCCCTTGCCCAGAACGGACAGGGACTGGACAAGCGGTTCGGCACTGTCATTGGTTTGTACATGCTGACGACATTTCTGGCCGCGGTGCTGGCTGTCTGCATGAGTTTTCTGTTCCCGCAGACGATTGTGCTGGCGGATGCCGCAGCGTCGGACACCATTCCCCAGGGACTGGGGGACGTCATACACACCCTGCTCATGAACATCGTCGCCAATCCCGTCGACGCCATTGCGCAGGCCAACTACATCGGGATCCTGATGTGGGCGGTGCTCTTCGGATTTGCCATGAAGGCCGTGGCCTCGGATTTAGCCAGGCAGTTCATGGCAGATGTGGCGGATGCCGTGAGCGTGATCGTGCGCTGGGTCATAAACCTGGCTCCCTTTGGCATCATGGGGCTGATCTTCACCACGGTTTCCACGAGCGGGCTGAGCATTTTCACGGATTACGGAAAGCTCCTGCTGCTGCTTGTGGCGACGATGCTGATCATGGCACTGGTGGTGTCTCCGCTGGTGATTTTCCTCTGCCTGCGGGTGAATCCCTGTCCCCTGGTGTTCCGCTGCCTGCGGGAATCGGGCATTCCGGCGTTCTTCACCCGCAGTTCCGCTGCGAACATTCCCGTGAACATGGAGCTCTGCGAGAAAATGGGACTGGACCGCAATTTCTATTCTGTCTCCATCCCCCTGGGATCCACGATCAATATGGATGGTGCCGCCATTACAATCACCATCATGACGCTGGCTGCGGCACATACCCTGGGCATTGAGGTGTCGATTCCCGCGGCGATCATTCTCTCTGTGCTCTCGGCACTTGCGGCGTGCGGAGCGTCCGGAGTCGCCGGCGGCAGTCTGCTGCTGATTCCCATGGCGTGTTCGCTGTTTGGCATCGGCCAGGATGTGGCGATGCAGGTCGTGGCTGTGGGCTTCATCATTGGCGTAGTGCAGGATTCGGTGGAAACGGCGCTGAACTCTGCGGGTGATGCGGCGTTCACGACGACGGCGGAATTCATGCAGTGGAAACGGGAAGGCCGGCCTTTGCCGGAGTTCCTGGACAGACACAGCCGGAGCAAACGGTAA
- a CDS encoding branched-chain amino acid aminotransferase translates to MDIRFEEAAALKEKPQGPLGFGKIYTDYMYVAEYDKNKGGWWDQAIVPFGPIEMSPASMVLHYAQETFEGLKAYRTKDGTIQLFRPEMNARRFINSNERMSMPAVPEDMFVNAVRALVEKEAAWVPSGEGESLYIRPYMFATEEGVGVHPSAKYKFIIIASPSGAYYASGVNPVKIWVEDEYIRAAPGGTGFTKCGGNYAGSLKAQEKAEQAGYEQVLWLDGVNRKYVEEVGSMNVMFLIDGKVVTAPTDGTVLPGVTRNSIIHLLKDWGYEVEERHMSIDELMEAARDGKLQEAWGTGTAAVISPIGELCYKGEKHVINDFKTGDLTQKLYDTLTGIQWGELEDPYNWTQVVVEAE, encoded by the coding sequence ATGGATATCCGTTTTGAAGAAGCCGCGGCGCTGAAGGAAAAGCCCCAGGGGCCGCTGGGATTCGGCAAGATCTACACCGACTACATGTATGTGGCGGAATACGACAAAAACAAAGGCGGCTGGTGGGACCAGGCCATTGTGCCGTTTGGTCCCATTGAAATGTCCCCGGCGAGCATGGTGCTGCACTATGCGCAGGAAACCTTTGAAGGCCTGAAGGCCTACCGAACGAAGGACGGCACGATCCAGCTGTTCCGCCCGGAAATGAATGCCCGCCGGTTCATCAACTCCAATGAACGCATGAGCATGCCGGCAGTCCCCGAAGATATGTTTGTCAATGCGGTCCGTGCCCTGGTGGAAAAGGAAGCCGCGTGGGTGCCCTCGGGCGAGGGTGAATCTCTGTACATCCGTCCGTATATGTTTGCGACGGAGGAAGGCGTGGGTGTTCACCCTTCTGCGAAGTACAAGTTCATCATCATTGCCTCTCCCTCCGGTGCGTACTATGCCAGTGGCGTGAACCCGGTCAAGATCTGGGTCGAGGATGAATACATCCGCGCGGCGCCCGGCGGCACGGGATTCACGAAATGCGGCGGCAACTATGCCGGCAGCCTCAAGGCGCAGGAGAAAGCGGAACAGGCCGGCTATGAGCAGGTGCTGTGGCTGGATGGCGTGAACCGGAAGTATGTGGAGGAAGTCGGATCCATGAACGTCATGTTCCTGATCGACGGCAAGGTGGTCACGGCACCGACAGACGGTACGGTGTTGCCGGGTGTCACCCGCAACTCCATCATTCACCTGCTGAAGGACTGGGGCTATGAGGTGGAGGAACGCCACATGTCCATCGACGAGCTCATGGAAGCCGCCCGCGACGGCAAGCTGCAGGAGGCCTGGGGCACAGGCACCGCAGCGGTCATTTCACCCATTGGCGAGCTGTGCTACAAGGGCGAAAAGCATGTGATCAATGACTTCAAAACCGGAGATCTGACGCAGAAGCTCTATGACACCCTGACAGGCATCCAGTGGGGAGAACTGGAAGATCCCTATAACTGGACACAGGTGGTCGTCGAAGCCGAATAG
- a CDS encoding glutamate-cysteine ligase family protein, translating to MTPIAEYIQSGETPQTGRVGVEVEHFLLDHASGHPLTASQVEDMLEVLRPDYDQAFYEDGRLIALQDAHTLITLEPGSQFEVSFLYTRDMDQLKAWYDQAMAPVMKLVETQGADVVWSGGLPTVPADEVRRIDKHRYEYMEAWFARTGNRGREMMKATASVHVSIDYADEADFVRKVRAANILHPLLAFLMSNTPDYAGQDNPDILLRDSIWSDTDPARTGIPDGLFDEGFGYQGYADWLEQIPVILMVDGETYVPEPDLTVGQTGEKYGWNKAHIQHLLSMAFPDVRVKNFIEIRSADSVNPPYITAYAALIRALFYSRETVDWVLSLAQSADEIQAAKAALRKDDWNAGIYGQPVTAVLDELDSRARQAMTSADARHYAPLHEKIMARKHMFEG from the coding sequence ATGACGCCGATTGCTGAGTACATCCAAAGCGGGGAAACCCCTCAGACCGGTCGTGTGGGCGTGGAGGTGGAACACTTCCTGCTGGATCACGCTTCGGGCCATCCACTGACGGCTTCACAGGTGGAGGACATGCTCGAGGTGCTGCGTCCGGACTACGACCAGGCGTTTTATGAAGACGGCAGGCTCATCGCCCTGCAGGATGCGCACACCCTGATCACGCTGGAACCCGGGTCTCAGTTCGAGGTGTCCTTCCTCTACACCCGGGACATGGACCAGCTCAAGGCCTGGTATGACCAGGCCATGGCACCGGTCATGAAACTGGTCGAGACACAGGGTGCCGATGTGGTATGGTCCGGGGGACTGCCCACCGTGCCTGCAGATGAAGTCCGGCGCATCGACAAGCACCGGTATGAATACATGGAAGCCTGGTTTGCCCGCACGGGAAACCGCGGCCGGGAAATGATGAAAGCCACCGCCAGTGTGCATGTGTCCATCGACTATGCAGATGAGGCGGATTTTGTCCGCAAAGTGCGGGCCGCCAACATTCTCCACCCCCTCCTGGCGTTCCTCATGTCCAACACCCCGGACTACGCCGGCCAGGACAACCCGGATATCCTCCTGCGGGATTCCATCTGGTCCGATACCGATCCGGCCCGGACCGGGATCCCCGACGGACTGTTTGACGAAGGATTCGGGTACCAGGGCTATGCCGACTGGCTGGAACAGATCCCGGTGATCCTGATGGTGGACGGCGAAACCTATGTGCCGGAACCGGATCTGACCGTTGGCCAGACGGGGGAGAAATACGGCTGGAACAAGGCACATATCCAGCACCTGCTGTCCATGGCCTTTCCGGATGTGCGGGTGAAGAACTTTATCGAGATTCGCAGTGCCGATTCCGTGAATCCGCCGTACATCACAGCCTATGCGGCACTGATCCGGGCTCTGTTCTACAGCCGGGAAACAGTGGACTGGGTCCTGTCCCTGGCACAGTCTGCCGACGAGATCCAGGCAGCCAAGGCAGCCCTTCGCAAAGACGACTGGAATGCCGGTATCTATGGACAGCCCGTGACAGCTGTTCTGGATGAACTGGACAGCCGGGCCCGACAGGCCATGACCTCTGCAGATGCCAGGCACTATGCCCCGCTGCATGAAAAGATCATGGCCCGAAAGCACATGTTTGAAGGATGA
- a CDS encoding HdeD family acid-resistance protein, producing the protein MQRLFNTGDGQTRLLALVYFVFGILLCFFASSILVTATRILGGCLALYGALQLYLFYAGRQKGTATGTQLCIGVATVLFGLIFVISPESLISIFPVAGAIILIVNSLIQMQKAFQLRDYGCEGWTMTLIFAVVLLVAGAIILLRPVQTASFILQIVGISLMAEAIMMFWSQHEIDKYMPRGSRES; encoded by the coding sequence ATGCAGCGACTTTTCAATACAGGCGACGGACAGACCAGGCTCCTTGCGCTGGTATATTTCGTCTTTGGCATCCTGCTCTGTTTCTTTGCCAGCAGCATACTCGTCACAGCCACCCGCATTCTCGGGGGCTGTCTCGCACTCTATGGTGCCCTTCAGCTCTATCTGTTCTATGCGGGGCGGCAGAAAGGCACAGCCACGGGCACACAGCTGTGCATCGGCGTGGCCACGGTGCTCTTTGGCCTGATCTTCGTGATCAGCCCCGAAAGCCTGATTTCCATTTTCCCGGTGGCCGGTGCGATCATTCTGATCGTGAACTCCCTGATCCAGATGCAGAAGGCCTTCCAGCTTCGGGACTATGGCTGCGAGGGCTGGACCATGACGCTGATTTTTGCAGTCGTGCTCTTGGTGGCCGGCGCCATCATCCTGCTGCGGCCGGTGCAGACAGCTTCCTTCATCCTGCAGATTGTGGGGATCTCCCTCATGGCGGAAGCCATCATGATGTTCTGGTCCCAGCATGAAATCGACAAGTATATGCCCAGAGGGTCGCGGGAATCATGA
- a CDS encoding DJ-1/PfpI family protein, which yields MRTAVLLDEGFEELEAMAPIALLRRGGIDVDMVSPENRTGETGRFGVILSETIPMEDYDFSQADCLLLPGGPGHVNLEKNEKVREQIRNFYNDENKVLAAICASPTILGRMGLLKGKKYTCFKSMNEDFGGEYQEDYAVTDGNLVTGKSAAAAIDFAFAVMEKLTGKDHTDQVKASIYYDADC from the coding sequence ATGAGAACAGCTGTACTGCTGGATGAAGGATTTGAAGAACTGGAGGCCATGGCCCCCATTGCCCTGCTGCGCCGCGGCGGCATAGATGTGGATATGGTGTCGCCGGAAAACCGGACAGGGGAAACCGGCCGCTTTGGCGTGATTCTCTCGGAAACCATTCCCATGGAAGACTACGATTTCTCCCAGGCTGACTGCCTGCTGCTGCCGGGTGGTCCCGGGCATGTGAACCTGGAGAAAAATGAAAAAGTCCGTGAACAGATCCGGAACTTTTATAACGACGAAAACAAAGTACTGGCGGCCATCTGTGCGTCTCCCACGATCCTGGGCCGCATGGGTCTTTTGAAGGGAAAGAAGTATACATGCTTCAAGTCCATGAACGAAGACTTCGGCGGCGAATACCAGGAAGACTACGCAGTGACTGACGGAAACCTGGTCACAGGCAAGTCCGCCGCCGCTGCCATTGACTTTGCCTTCGCGGTGATGGAAAAGCTCACGGGCAAAGACCACACCGATCAGGTGAAGGCATCCATTTACTATGACGCCGATTGCTGA